A single window of Rhodococcus jostii RHA1 DNA harbors:
- a CDS encoding NAD(P)/FAD-dependent oxidoreductase — protein sequence MTLNTIVTIGAGQTAAVAARTLRRRGFDGRILLVGDESHAPYQRPPLSKEFLAGQEDRESLMLLPDAWRDKQNVELLTDTTVTRIDVSSGSVQLSDGRSIAADAVLVATGGRPRTMPVNGPAPERVHYLRTIDDAERLAAHLRPGVGLVLIGGGFVGLEIAATATALGAEVTVLEADQVPLARILGPEMGEVCTRLQRENGVTVRGGVRVDTVTTRPDGVLIALDGGEVISADVVVVGIGIVPNVEVAQASGLAVDGGILVDAQGRTSIPHVYAAGDVAARFSDAAGRHVRVEHFDNASKQGAATANLMLGRVGVVDPAHWFWSDQFGKNIQFTGTARYTDLVFRGSADGGEFTAFYLDSGVVRGAFTLDRGDEISAARELIGRSIAPARLADEDVDLFDLMDDDEELVTVS from the coding sequence ATGACGTTGAACACCATCGTCACCATCGGCGCCGGCCAGACCGCTGCCGTCGCGGCGCGCACCCTGCGGCGCCGAGGATTCGACGGCAGGATCCTCCTCGTCGGCGACGAGTCGCACGCGCCGTATCAGCGGCCACCGCTGTCCAAGGAATTCCTTGCCGGGCAGGAGGATCGCGAATCGTTGATGCTGCTTCCCGACGCGTGGCGCGACAAGCAGAACGTCGAACTCCTCACAGACACGACGGTGACCCGGATCGACGTGAGCAGCGGATCGGTCCAACTGTCCGACGGGCGAAGCATCGCGGCCGACGCGGTACTCGTCGCGACCGGCGGCAGACCGCGCACGATGCCGGTGAACGGTCCTGCGCCCGAACGGGTGCACTACCTGAGGACGATCGACGACGCCGAACGGCTCGCCGCCCACCTTCGTCCAGGCGTCGGTCTGGTGCTGATCGGCGGAGGCTTCGTCGGACTCGAAATTGCCGCCACTGCAACAGCCCTGGGAGCCGAGGTGACCGTCCTCGAAGCCGACCAGGTGCCACTCGCCCGAATCCTCGGGCCCGAGATGGGCGAGGTCTGCACTCGATTGCAACGGGAAAACGGAGTCACCGTCCGCGGCGGCGTCCGGGTCGACACCGTGACGACCAGGCCGGACGGCGTGCTCATCGCGCTCGACGGCGGAGAGGTGATTTCGGCCGACGTCGTGGTGGTGGGCATCGGGATCGTTCCCAACGTCGAAGTCGCGCAGGCCTCCGGCCTGGCCGTCGACGGCGGAATCCTCGTGGACGCGCAGGGGCGGACCTCGATTCCACACGTCTACGCCGCCGGCGACGTGGCAGCGCGCTTCTCCGACGCGGCAGGCAGGCACGTTCGCGTCGAACACTTCGACAACGCGAGCAAGCAGGGGGCGGCGACCGCGAACCTCATGCTCGGACGGGTCGGAGTGGTGGACCCCGCGCACTGGTTCTGGTCCGATCAGTTCGGCAAGAACATCCAGTTCACCGGCACCGCCCGCTACACCGACCTGGTGTTCCGGGGCAGCGCCGACGGCGGCGAGTTCACCGCCTTCTATCTGGACAGCGGTGTCGTGCGCGGCGCCTTCACGCTCGACCGCGGCGACGAGATCAGCGCGGCCAGAGAACTGATCGGCCGGTCGATCGCGCCTGCCCGGTTGGCGGACGAGGACGTCGACCTGTTCGACCTGATGGACGATGACGAGGAATTGGTGACGGTGTCATGA
- a CDS encoding MFS transporter, with protein MNTAVGQAQSATAGDELGPGTSPALAALLAGTFVGTVSNNIVNVPLNAILTDFDAGLGSGIFVVVGFLLTFAATMPLAGWIGDRFGRRRVYCAALLGTAVCSLGAALAPSLPVLVIWRSLGGIAAAAFAPAVMGLIAWLFGPPRRARAVGAWAAVNGIGQAVGPSMGGIVSDWWGWRWAFVPLVPVALIGFAATLRYIPRYPGKKMRLDVIGASTVTLGAVLLILGLTTVSMEQVPAWVSIATIGGGVVVTAGFVLHCRRAANPFVPIDLVIESRFLRSALAAFTQMFALGALLLALPLYLTGSGSSTTQAGLMLFVLPVVMTCVAPVVGRLVDRIGARVVMRTGLAVLISSQVALAITLSADVRNPVAVGAVLLVAGVGIGMVQTPAAAGSTRSPAGAVGTGLGLFNLIRFGGSAVGAAWVGVAAHLSADPYGLLFAVAALVVLAGLAGTFAGENPVAG; from the coding sequence ATGAACACGGCGGTCGGTCAGGCTCAGAGTGCAACCGCGGGTGACGAACTCGGACCCGGCACGTCGCCCGCGCTGGCGGCGCTGCTCGCCGGAACGTTCGTCGGCACGGTCAGCAACAACATCGTCAACGTTCCGTTGAACGCGATCCTCACCGACTTCGACGCCGGTCTCGGCAGCGGCATCTTCGTCGTCGTCGGATTTCTCCTCACCTTCGCGGCGACGATGCCGCTGGCCGGGTGGATCGGAGACCGGTTCGGGCGCAGGCGCGTGTACTGCGCGGCCCTACTGGGAACCGCGGTCTGTTCGCTCGGCGCGGCGCTCGCACCGTCCCTGCCCGTGCTCGTGATCTGGCGGTCGCTCGGCGGGATCGCCGCGGCCGCGTTCGCGCCCGCGGTCATGGGCCTGATCGCGTGGCTGTTCGGGCCCCCACGGCGGGCGCGCGCCGTCGGCGCCTGGGCTGCGGTGAACGGGATCGGGCAGGCCGTGGGCCCGTCCATGGGCGGAATCGTCAGCGACTGGTGGGGCTGGCGGTGGGCGTTCGTGCCATTGGTGCCGGTCGCCCTGATCGGGTTCGCCGCAACCCTCCGCTACATCCCGCGCTACCCCGGCAAGAAGATGCGACTCGACGTGATCGGAGCGTCCACCGTCACGCTCGGCGCCGTCCTGCTGATCCTCGGCCTCACGACCGTCTCGATGGAGCAGGTGCCCGCCTGGGTCAGCATCGCGACCATCGGCGGCGGAGTCGTCGTCACGGCCGGGTTCGTGCTCCACTGCCGGCGGGCGGCGAACCCGTTCGTGCCCATCGACCTGGTGATCGAATCGCGGTTCCTGCGCAGTGCGCTCGCTGCCTTCACCCAGATGTTCGCGCTGGGGGCCCTGCTGCTCGCGCTTCCGCTCTACCTGACGGGCTCGGGCAGTTCGACCACACAGGCGGGGCTGATGCTCTTCGTGCTACCGGTCGTCATGACATGCGTGGCACCCGTCGTCGGGCGTCTCGTCGACAGGATCGGGGCCCGGGTGGTGATGCGAACCGGGCTGGCCGTCTTGATCAGTAGTCAAGTGGCACTGGCGATCACGTTGTCCGCGGACGTCCGGAACCCGGTCGCCGTCGGCGCCGTGCTCCTCGTCGCCGGAGTGGGGATCGGCATGGTCCAGACACCCGCCGCGGCCGGTTCGACCCGATCGCCCGCCGGGGCCGTCGGAACCGGCCTGGGACTGTTCAACCTCATCCGCTTCGGCGGCTCGGCCGTGGGCGCCGCCTGGGTGGGCGTGGCCGCACACCTGTCGGCCGATCCGTACGGACTGCTGTTCGCAGTGGCGGCACTCGTCGTGCTCGCCGGATTGGCCGGGACGTTCGCCGGCGAGAACCCGGTGGCCGGCTGA
- a CDS encoding GntR family transcriptional regulator has protein sequence MLYSAAEQAYREVKELILSGGLPGGELISEGEIAGRMGLSRTPVREAFLRLESEGWMRLYPKRGALVVPVADGEAEHVVDARQLVETHSVRVLADQPHARELLVARLRENLVEQREIAERGDVAAFSAADADFHRMIVEAGENPLLATFYSSIRERQRRMTAHSITRDPGQLPRIIADHEQLTELVEAGDAAGFDAAVLVHMRRVHALNPRGVAR, from the coding sequence ATGTTGTATTCTGCCGCGGAGCAGGCCTATCGCGAGGTCAAGGAGCTCATCCTGTCGGGCGGTCTGCCCGGCGGTGAGCTGATCAGCGAGGGCGAGATCGCCGGACGCATGGGGCTCAGCCGCACCCCGGTGCGCGAAGCCTTCCTCCGGCTCGAGTCCGAGGGCTGGATGCGGCTGTACCCGAAGCGGGGCGCGCTCGTCGTGCCCGTCGCCGACGGCGAGGCAGAGCACGTGGTCGACGCCCGGCAACTCGTCGAGACGCACAGCGTGCGGGTGCTGGCCGACCAGCCACACGCCCGCGAACTCCTCGTCGCCCGCCTGCGCGAAAACCTCGTGGAGCAGCGGGAGATCGCCGAGCGAGGCGACGTCGCCGCCTTCAGCGCCGCGGACGCCGACTTCCATCGGATGATCGTCGAAGCGGGCGAGAATCCGCTGCTCGCGACGTTCTACTCCAGCATCCGCGAGCGTCAGCGCCGCATGACCGCACACTCGATCACCCGTGACCCGGGACAGCTGCCCCGGATCATCGCCGACCACGAGCAGTTGACGGAACTCGTCGAGGCGGGTGACGCCGCCGGGTTCGACGCCGCGGTGCTCGTCCACATGCGCCGGGTCCACGCCCTCAACCCGAGAGGAGTTGCGCGATGA
- a CDS encoding Rieske (2Fe-2S) protein yields the protein METNWTRLVTVRELGRRRKLRVEVGDTAVALFQADDRIYAFRDLCIHQDRSLAKGTLLHGRVICPGHQWAFDLDTGYEEDQDLCQPTYAVKVEDDIVYVDLTRSPDYAETATSPAEVD from the coding sequence ATGGAGACGAACTGGACCCGGCTGGTCACCGTCCGTGAGCTCGGCCGCCGCCGGAAACTTCGCGTCGAGGTCGGGGACACCGCGGTCGCCCTGTTCCAGGCGGACGACCGGATCTACGCCTTTCGTGATCTGTGCATCCATCAGGATCGGTCACTGGCGAAAGGCACCCTGCTGCACGGGCGGGTCATCTGCCCAGGTCACCAATGGGCGTTCGACCTCGACACCGGCTACGAGGAAGACCAGGACCTGTGCCAGCCGACCTACGCGGTGAAGGTCGAGGACGACATCGTCTACGTGGATCTCACCCGCAGCCCCGATTACGCCGAGACCGCGACTTCGCCGGCCGAAGTCGACTGA
- a CDS encoding Rieske (2Fe-2S) protein, which produces MEFTRVARSGQVSEGIVRRFFAGEHEFAVARLNGKAYATSNYCTHLDCLLSSGKLVDDGIGCSCHGSVFDLETGEPVCPPATVAIKTYPVEERDGEIFVGIDPDDTSSVPRRRAARGCMK; this is translated from the coding sequence ATGGAATTCACTCGCGTTGCGCGCTCCGGACAGGTTTCCGAAGGCATCGTGCGCCGCTTCTTTGCCGGCGAACACGAGTTCGCCGTGGCCCGCCTCAACGGGAAGGCCTACGCCACATCCAACTACTGCACACACCTGGACTGCCTGCTCTCGTCCGGGAAACTCGTCGACGACGGCATCGGATGCTCCTGCCATGGAAGCGTATTCGATCTCGAGACCGGGGAACCCGTGTGCCCGCCGGCGACGGTGGCCATCAAGACCTACCCGGTCGAGGAACGTGACGGCGAGATCTTCGTCGGCATCGACCCCGACGACACCAGTTCCGTCCCGCGCCGGCGGGCCGCGCGGGGGTGCATGAAGTGA
- a CDS encoding TenA family transcriptional regulator encodes MTELLGRDDFRAALENAIKGREAKNASFSKAWAEGKLEKHHFARWAENHYHYVGPFADYLANIYSNTPDTFTNAKDFTLQNMYEEELADIRHTDLLIKFAEACGTTKERVEDPSNMNAITRGLQSWCYAVSQREHFVVATAALVVGLESQVPSIYKKQIVPLREVYGFTEDEIEFFDLHITSDVVHGERGYQIVLDHADTPQLQQRCLQLVQWGAEMRFSYTKGLYDTYVATDLELATA; translated from the coding sequence ATGACCGAACTTCTAGGCAGGGACGATTTCCGCGCAGCTCTGGAGAACGCCATCAAGGGCCGCGAGGCGAAGAATGCGTCGTTCAGCAAGGCGTGGGCCGAGGGCAAGCTCGAGAAGCACCATTTCGCGCGGTGGGCGGAGAACCACTACCACTACGTCGGCCCCTTCGCCGACTACCTCGCGAACATCTACTCGAACACCCCCGACACCTTCACCAACGCAAAGGATTTCACCCTCCAGAACATGTACGAGGAGGAACTGGCCGACATCCGGCACACCGACCTCCTCATCAAGTTCGCCGAGGCGTGCGGCACCACGAAGGAACGCGTCGAGGACCCGTCGAACATGAACGCGATCACCCGCGGTCTGCAGTCCTGGTGCTACGCGGTGTCGCAGCGTGAGCACTTCGTCGTGGCCACAGCCGCGCTCGTCGTCGGACTCGAGTCTCAGGTACCGAGTATCTACAAGAAGCAGATCGTCCCGCTGCGTGAGGTATACGGGTTCACCGAGGACGAGATCGAATTCTTCGACCTGCACATCACGTCGGACGTCGTGCACGGTGAGCGTGGATACCAGATCGTGCTCGACCACGCCGATACCCCGCAGCTGCAGCAGCGTTGCCTGCAACTCGTGCAGTGGGGAGCCGAGATGCGCTTCTCGTACACGAAGGGGCTCTACGACACGTACGTGGCAACCGACCTCGAGCTCGCGACCGCCTGA
- a CDS encoding RidA family protein, whose amino-acid sequence MSEQESVAAAPRPQGRYIPAVVHDGIAYSAGMTPRRDGVLTVTGVVGRDLDIPRAREAAGVAARNAVAAIAAAVGGTAAISRCLRMSVFVACAPEFRELSAVADGASDVLVECLGLDALPVRSAIGVYALPSGAPVEIELTVAVRA is encoded by the coding sequence GTGTCTGAGCAGGAATCCGTCGCCGCCGCCCCACGACCCCAGGGCCGCTACATTCCCGCGGTTGTGCACGACGGGATCGCGTACAGCGCCGGGATGACGCCACGCCGCGACGGTGTGCTCACGGTTACCGGCGTCGTCGGACGGGACCTGGACATCCCGCGGGCCCGGGAGGCGGCCGGGGTGGCGGCGAGGAACGCGGTCGCTGCGATAGCCGCGGCCGTCGGCGGCACGGCGGCCATCTCCCGGTGCCTGCGCATGAGCGTCTTCGTCGCGTGTGCCCCGGAATTTCGCGAACTGTCCGCGGTGGCCGACGGCGCGTCGGACGTGCTGGTCGAATGCCTGGGACTCGACGCGCTGCCGGTGCGCAGCGCGATCGGCGTGTACGCCCTGCCGTCCGGCGCCCCCGTGGAGATAGAGCTCACAGTGGCTGTCCGTGCATAG
- a CDS encoding gamma-glutamyltransferase family protein has product MNPRPSTLSADGMVSSSHPAASTVGARVLADGGNAIDATLAMAAMTWLTLPGQCGIGGDAFAVVREPDGSVWTVGGSGFGPDGGDVDFYTERGLRSIPLDGALAVAVPGAPAALGALHAGGATRSLTDLWAPAVRAAEKGLPCSAKTRDDVREAQTAIAADPGLRAVYLPDGRLPQVGERLPQRDLALTIEALARDVHGFYTGSFAQQAVEALRAGGAPFGGDEWAAGADVRPEDAISGHYAGAVVHQTPLPTPGWMVLQQAALNDGVIGFSPWLTAPAVDRMARAARLAFEDRFATCGAGNDGWRAVLEPAAIGAARDRLDGRRASSGAFSVSTGDTTSTAAVDSDGRAVSFIHSLAFTFGAKTTVSGTGVVLNNRFGRGAYLIPGHPNAAAPRRKPLHTLNAWVITDTSGNLLHVGNTPGGDGQVQWNMQLISHLLDHGLDPAEAVAAPRFTVFPGSDADVIGRPAELRCESRIPEEVRTELERLGHDVALQGPWAAGGSAQIISLDVARGLLSGAADPRQEGIALGV; this is encoded by the coding sequence GTGAACCCTCGACCGTCCACTCTCTCCGCCGACGGCATGGTCTCGTCCAGTCATCCCGCGGCGAGCACGGTAGGTGCCCGCGTTCTGGCCGACGGAGGCAACGCCATCGACGCGACTCTGGCCATGGCCGCGATGACCTGGCTGACGTTGCCGGGGCAATGCGGGATCGGCGGCGACGCGTTCGCCGTCGTCCGCGAACCGGACGGATCGGTGTGGACGGTCGGGGGCAGCGGCTTCGGGCCGGACGGCGGTGACGTGGACTTCTATACCGAACGCGGGCTGCGGTCGATTCCCCTCGACGGGGCGCTGGCGGTGGCGGTTCCCGGGGCGCCGGCCGCCCTCGGCGCGTTGCACGCGGGTGGCGCCACCCGCTCGCTGACGGACCTCTGGGCACCGGCGGTGCGCGCGGCGGAGAAGGGGCTTCCCTGCTCGGCCAAGACTCGCGACGACGTGCGAGAAGCGCAGACCGCGATCGCCGCCGACCCCGGACTGCGTGCGGTGTACCTCCCGGACGGCCGATTGCCGCAGGTCGGGGAGCGGCTGCCGCAGCGCGACCTGGCCCTGACCATCGAGGCACTGGCGCGCGACGTGCACGGTTTCTACACCGGTTCCTTCGCTCAGCAGGCGGTCGAGGCGCTCCGCGCCGGTGGGGCGCCGTTCGGCGGGGACGAGTGGGCGGCGGGCGCCGACGTGCGACCGGAGGACGCGATCAGCGGGCACTACGCCGGCGCGGTCGTTCACCAGACACCCCTGCCCACCCCCGGATGGATGGTGCTCCAGCAGGCGGCGCTGAACGACGGCGTCATCGGCTTCTCGCCGTGGCTCACCGCTCCGGCAGTCGATCGCATGGCGCGAGCGGCCCGTCTGGCCTTCGAGGATCGGTTCGCGACCTGCGGCGCCGGCAACGACGGGTGGAGGGCCGTGCTCGAGCCGGCCGCGATCGGGGCGGCGAGAGACCGGCTGGACGGCCGTCGGGCGTCGTCGGGCGCCTTCAGCGTGAGCACCGGTGACACCACCTCGACCGCGGCGGTGGATTCCGACGGCCGCGCGGTCAGTTTCATCCACTCGCTCGCCTTCACGTTCGGGGCCAAGACGACCGTCTCCGGCACCGGAGTGGTGCTGAACAACCGATTCGGACGCGGGGCCTATCTGATCCCGGGACATCCCAACGCCGCGGCGCCGCGGCGTAAACCGCTGCACACCCTGAACGCGTGGGTGATCACCGATACGTCCGGGAATCTCCTGCACGTCGGCAACACCCCGGGCGGGGACGGGCAGGTGCAGTGGAACATGCAACTGATCTCGCATCTGCTCGATCACGGACTCGACCCGGCGGAGGCCGTCGCGGCACCCCGCTTCACGGTCTTCCCCGGCAGCGACGCCGATGTGATCGGCCGCCCGGCGGAACTGCGGTGCGAGTCCCGCATTCCGGAGGAGGTGCGCACGGAGTTGGAGCGCCTGGGGCACGACGTCGCACTGCAGGGTCCGTGGGCCGCCGGTGGAAGCGCGCAGATCATCTCCCTCGACGTCGCGCGCGGCCTGCTGTCCGGCGCCGCCGACCCCCGCCAGGAAGGAATAGCACTCGGTGTCTGA
- a CDS encoding PucR family transcriptional regulator: MDDTTTPAAEDERLSLRGLLEEPLLASARLLSGTDALSGPVTWCLPWGEVMSRPDSLAEVAVYTRPETLPAHGRELESLVARGAGVLLVDGSAPAGTVWPTGLTVVELGFPVGFTALNRLLAERALTQEAHVMRYALTVHQSLAGLLHRGAGLPMLIREVATLTSDVAVALDVRGRLLAHAGLPDVEDAGTVALLEALADALPRLEESPPARMHNVHVFRLEHPEGLFAPTTAVAGAMQLAGRYEGWIVVVVPGANPRRHDIAQHRVVVEQAGTIIGTEMLRQRSVDEAEERARGDFVQALVHGNFANDHDLRTRAALHEIDLDLHYIVFVAPGLVDRASGRPGASMVRLARYAAGVLPRPGVRSHVTVIGDVLVVIRSLSSVDTPGVESEISEYAHAMSLDLETRLGQRIPVAHGRPAAGARDIGDSYREARITLGIAQRLGLSGSVAYNDLRGFSVLARATDTDESRRLIRDVLGPLRASSSHADTEELLFAYLEEGGNINAAARRLRIHRNTMIAKLDRTSRLIGMDIREPENQFTLWLALRLDLLSQVQDTVNHEIVTR; this comes from the coding sequence GTGGACGACACCACGACACCGGCCGCAGAGGACGAGCGACTGTCGTTACGCGGCCTGCTGGAAGAGCCTTTGCTCGCGTCGGCCCGGCTGCTGTCCGGTACGGACGCCCTGAGCGGTCCGGTGACGTGGTGCCTGCCGTGGGGCGAGGTGATGAGCAGGCCCGACTCCCTCGCCGAGGTCGCTGTGTACACCCGGCCCGAAACGCTGCCCGCGCACGGACGTGAACTCGAATCGCTGGTGGCGCGGGGAGCCGGGGTCCTTCTCGTCGACGGGTCGGCGCCCGCGGGCACGGTCTGGCCGACCGGGCTGACGGTCGTGGAGCTGGGTTTTCCCGTCGGGTTCACCGCACTCAACCGGCTCCTCGCCGAGCGCGCTCTCACCCAGGAAGCGCACGTGATGCGCTACGCCCTCACCGTGCACCAGTCGCTCGCGGGCTTGCTGCACCGCGGCGCGGGCCTGCCGATGCTGATCCGCGAGGTCGCGACGCTGACCTCGGACGTCGCCGTCGCCCTGGACGTCCGGGGACGCCTCCTCGCGCACGCGGGACTTCCGGATGTCGAGGACGCGGGCACCGTCGCCCTGCTGGAGGCTCTCGCGGACGCCCTGCCGCGCCTCGAGGAATCACCACCGGCACGGATGCACAACGTTCACGTGTTCCGCCTGGAGCATCCGGAGGGACTGTTCGCGCCCACGACGGCAGTCGCCGGGGCCATGCAACTCGCCGGCCGCTACGAGGGCTGGATCGTGGTCGTCGTGCCCGGGGCGAACCCCCGCAGACACGATATCGCGCAGCACCGGGTGGTCGTCGAACAGGCCGGGACGATCATCGGCACCGAGATGCTCCGGCAGCGGAGCGTGGACGAGGCCGAGGAGCGGGCACGCGGCGACTTCGTCCAGGCCCTCGTGCACGGCAACTTCGCCAACGACCACGACCTGCGCACCCGGGCCGCGCTGCACGAAATCGATCTGGACCTGCACTACATCGTGTTCGTCGCTCCCGGTCTCGTCGACCGCGCGTCGGGACGGCCCGGCGCGAGCATGGTCCGGCTGGCACGTTACGCCGCCGGCGTCCTGCCGCGTCCGGGCGTACGGTCGCACGTCACCGTCATCGGCGACGTGCTCGTGGTGATCCGATCGTTGAGCTCCGTCGACACGCCTGGTGTCGAATCCGAGATCAGCGAGTACGCGCACGCCATGTCGCTCGATCTCGAAACCCGTTTGGGTCAGCGGATTCCGGTGGCCCACGGACGTCCCGCGGCGGGCGCCCGCGATATCGGGGACAGCTACCGCGAGGCCCGCATCACCCTGGGCATCGCCCAGCGGCTCGGGCTGTCCGGTTCGGTGGCCTACAACGACCTGCGCGGGTTCAGTGTGCTCGCCCGCGCCACCGACACCGACGAGAGCCGACGGCTCATCCGTGACGTCCTGGGTCCCCTTCGGGCGTCGAGTTCGCACGCCGACACCGAGGAGTTGCTGTTCGCCTACCTCGAGGAGGGCGGCAACATCAATGCCGCCGCGCGGCGCCTCCGGATCCACCGGAACACGATGATCGCCAAGCTCGATCGCACGTCACGGCTCATCGGCATGGACATCCGGGAACCCGAGAACCAGTTCACGCTGTGGCTGGCCCTCCGTCTCGATCTGCTCTCCCAGGTGCAGGACACCGTCAACCACGAGATCGTGACCCGCTAG
- a CDS encoding GlcG/HbpS family heme-binding protein codes for MHQVHRITLDDALPLLAAGRAKAEEIGVKQTLCVCDDGGNVLALHRLPGARLTGVDIAIAKAFTAAGHERATHLFNEAPDGPALPGNEAFGISQMLPGKFAVFVGGFPLVFDGQIVGGIGISGGNGKQDKAVGAAMLAEFEALAAVPS; via the coding sequence ATGCATCAGGTTCACCGAATCACCCTCGACGACGCACTCCCACTGCTCGCCGCGGGGCGCGCGAAGGCCGAGGAAATCGGCGTCAAGCAGACCCTGTGCGTCTGCGACGACGGCGGCAACGTACTGGCCCTGCACCGACTGCCGGGAGCGCGCCTCACCGGCGTCGACATCGCGATCGCCAAAGCGTTCACCGCTGCCGGCCACGAGCGGGCAACACACCTGTTCAACGAGGCTCCCGACGGTCCGGCGTTGCCCGGGAACGAGGCATTCGGCATCAGCCAGATGCTGCCGGGCAAGTTCGCGGTGTTCGTCGGCGGATTTCCCCTCGTCTTCGACGGCCAGATCGTCGGCGGCATAGGCATCAGCGGCGGAAACGGCAAGCAGGACAAAGCCGTCGGAGCTGCGATGCTGGCCGAGTTCGAAGCCCTCGCCGCAGTACCCAGCTGA
- a CDS encoding aldehyde dehydrogenase family protein: MIEGLNLIDGQWVPSSSGATFERRNPADHDDVIGVFPDSTEADVDAAVSAVAKAAPQWAATPPERRAAILEAAAGHLEARTGDLVEELVREEGKTRAEATMEVGRTPMNLRFYAGEALRTTGSTYPTPGEGLVITLREPVGIVGAITPWNFPLNIPSRKLGPALAAGNVVVFKPSELTPLMGQRLVEALLAGGLPAGALALVQGSGRAGGAVAADERVDAVTFTGSTQVGRAIHAAVGPSRRSQLEMGGKNPVVVLGDADVDKAAALIVKGAFGLSGQACTGTSRVIAVDAIHDRLLDRVVELAEGITVGPGADPGVGMGALASKAQLAKFLEYVQIGRDEGAELVCGGASLDRGNGYFAVPTVFAGGSPDMRVVTDEVFGPLLVFLRASGFDEAVALANDTEFGLSAGIVTNDVTKALAFAGRSESGLVKINQPTTGMSMNAPFGGYKASSTQTHKEQAGDSMMQFYQAEKTVYLSPSA; encoded by the coding sequence ATGATCGAGGGACTCAATCTCATTGACGGGCAGTGGGTCCCGTCGTCTTCCGGAGCGACGTTCGAGCGGCGTAACCCCGCCGATCACGACGACGTGATCGGCGTGTTCCCGGATTCCACCGAGGCCGACGTGGATGCCGCCGTCAGCGCGGTGGCCAAGGCGGCGCCGCAGTGGGCCGCGACGCCCCCGGAACGCCGCGCGGCAATCCTGGAAGCCGCGGCCGGGCACCTCGAGGCACGGACAGGCGACCTCGTCGAAGAACTCGTCCGCGAGGAGGGCAAGACCCGGGCCGAGGCGACCATGGAAGTCGGTCGGACTCCGATGAACCTGCGCTTCTACGCGGGCGAGGCGCTCCGCACCACCGGCAGCACGTATCCCACCCCGGGGGAGGGACTCGTCATCACCCTGCGTGAACCTGTCGGAATCGTCGGGGCGATCACCCCCTGGAATTTCCCGCTCAACATTCCGTCGCGCAAACTCGGGCCGGCGCTGGCCGCCGGAAACGTCGTGGTGTTCAAACCGTCCGAACTCACCCCGCTGATGGGACAGCGGCTGGTCGAGGCGCTGCTGGCCGGGGGACTTCCGGCCGGAGCCCTCGCCCTGGTCCAGGGTTCCGGTCGCGCCGGCGGCGCGGTCGCGGCGGACGAGCGCGTCGATGCCGTGACGTTCACCGGCTCCACCCAGGTGGGCCGTGCGATCCACGCGGCGGTGGGTCCGTCTCGCCGCAGTCAGCTCGAGATGGGCGGCAAGAACCCCGTCGTGGTCCTGGGCGACGCCGACGTGGACAAGGCGGCCGCACTGATCGTCAAGGGCGCCTTCGGATTGTCCGGGCAGGCGTGCACGGGCACCAGCCGGGTGATCGCGGTGGACGCGATCCACGACCGGTTGCTGGACCGCGTGGTCGAACTCGCCGAAGGGATCACCGTCGGCCCGGGCGCCGACCCGGGTGTGGGCATGGGGGCTCTCGCGAGCAAGGCGCAGCTCGCCAAGTTCCTCGAGTACGTCCAGATCGGCCGCGACGAAGGAGCCGAACTAGTCTGCGGCGGAGCAAGTCTCGACAGGGGGAACGGCTATTTCGCCGTCCCGACCGTGTTCGCCGGTGGCAGCCCCGACATGCGGGTGGTCACGGACGAAGTGTTCGGACCACTGCTGGTCTTCCTGCGGGCGTCCGGCTTCGACGAGGCCGTCGCGCTCGCGAACGACACCGAATTCGGGCTCAGTGCGGGAATCGTCACCAACGACGTGACGAAGGCTCTCGCATTCGCGGGCCGTTCCGAATCGGGTCTGGTGAAGATCAACCAGCCCACCACCGGCATGAGCATGAACGCGCCGTTCGGCGGATACAAGGCCTCGAGCACGCAGACCCACAAGGAACAGGCCGGCGACTCGATGATGCAGTTCTACCAAGCTGAAAAGACCGTCTACCTCAGCCCTTCGGCCTGA